A single genomic interval of Lathyrus oleraceus cultivar Zhongwan6 chromosome 7, CAAS_Psat_ZW6_1.0, whole genome shotgun sequence harbors:
- the LOC127103957 gene encoding uncharacterized protein LOC127103957, producing MKVPVKKKDRGSITIPCTIGDRNLKKALIDLGASVSLMSLSIYKKLGLCTVQDTKMTLQFADHSIRRPYGIVEDVLVKIEKFVFLVDFVILEIPEDEEIPLILGRPFFEIRRCIIDIEEGTMTLNVYDEELKIDVRNTMQYKDDIGTSHIVEVID from the coding sequence ATGAAAGTTCCTGTGAAAAAGAAAGATAGGGGATCTATTACTATTccttgcactattggtgatagaaatctcaagaaggctctgattgatTTAGGAGCGAGTGTGAGTTTGATGTCACTGTCCATCTACAAAAAATTAGGCCTTTGCACCGTTCAAGATACTAAGATGACACTTCAGTTTGCCGATCACTCTATTAGGCGACCTTATGGAATAGTGGAAGATGTTTTGGTAAAGATAGAAAAGTTTGTATTTCTGGTTGACTTTGTCATTCTGGAGATTCctgaagatgaggagattcctctcatattgggcaGACCGTTTTTTGAGATAAGACGGTGCATCATAGACATAGAGGAAGGAACAATGACTCTCAATGTCTATGACGAAGAGCTGAAAATTGATGTGCGAAACACgatgcaatacaaagatgatattggCACAAGCCACATTGTAGAGGTAATAGATTAG